Proteins from a single region of Amblyomma americanum isolate KBUSLIRL-KWMA chromosome 10, ASM5285725v1, whole genome shotgun sequence:
- the LOC144107616 gene encoding uncharacterized protein LOC144107616, with the protein MSATINAEKFSEYFNGASIIRIPGKIHPLTQYFLEDLVADNLVPQDATAKVLVPHLFLSRMKAMLPAKQYLQPETLFE; encoded by the exons ATGAGTGCCACTATCAATGCGGAGAAGTTTTCTGAGTACTTCAATGGTGCGTCCATCATCAGGATTCCTGGAAAGATCCATCCTCTGACTCAGTACTTTCTCGAGGACCTTGTGGCTGACAACTTAGTGCCCCAGGATGCCACTGCGAAAG TACTCGTTCCACACCTCTTCCTATCACGGATGAAGGCGATGTTGCCAGCCAAGCAGTATCTGCAGCCAGAAACACTCTTTGAATGA